In Gemmatimonadota bacterium, the sequence TGGCGGGATTGACAGTGTTCTTCCTGCCTGCCCATCTGGCCGTGACGACGGGTCTTGGGGTTTTCGACACTTGGTTTGATTTCAGGGGGTTACGCCCCCCCGGTGAGAGGGACAATCCTCTGGGCTTCCTTCGGCGCCCGTCGAAACGGGACGGTCAAGAATAGGGGAGATGACATGAAGGTCATACTGACGATGGATGTGGAGGAAGTCGGGAGCCGGGGTGAACAGGTCGATGTCGCGGCCGGATTCGCCCGGAACTACCTGCTTCCGCGTGGCGAAGCGGTTCCGGCAACGCCGGGCAATGTCCGCATGATGGAGGAAGAGCAGCGGCTGACGGATGTCCGGGGGCAAAGATCGCTCCGGGATGCCGAGAAGGTGGGGTCCTTTCTGGAAGCCACGGATGTCTTTGCCACGCTGAAAATTGGCCGCGAAGGCAGAGCATTCGGTTCGGTGACGAGCCAGCAGATTGCCCTTCTTCTGAAGCAGGCCGGAATGGAAGTGGACCGGCGCAAGATCCGTTTGCCGAAGCCCATTCGCCGGCTTGGCGTGATGGATGTCGCGTTGAACATCCACCCCGATGTGGAGACGGTCGTGACCGTGTTTGTGGATCGCGAGGGCGGTTCCCGCGAAGGCGCTCAGATGGAGCAGGAGAAGTTCGAGGCCGCGGAGAGAGAGGCCGAAGAGGTCCGGCGGCTGGAGGCCGAGGAGCGTGCTGTTCGGGAGAAAGAGGCCGAGGAGATCATGGCCGAGGCAGTCCGCCGCGCCGAGGAGCGCAAGGTCCGTGAAGAAGAGGAAGCCGCT encodes:
- the rplI gene encoding 50S ribosomal protein L9, which translates into the protein MKVILTMDVEEVGSRGEQVDVAAGFARNYLLPRGEAVPATPGNVRMMEEEQRLTDVRGQRSLRDAEKVGSFLEATDVFATLKIGREGRAFGSVTSQQIALLLKQAGMEVDRRKIRLPKPIRRLGVMDVALNIHPDVETVVTVFVDREGGSREGAQMEQEKFEAAEREAEEVRRLEAEERAVREKEAEEIMAEAVRRAEERKVREEEEAAARAAREAESRATVPEGAEESDGEEASSDADSPAKTEEPAPESTES